From the Trifolium pratense cultivar HEN17-A07 linkage group LG4, ARS_RC_1.1, whole genome shotgun sequence genome, the window attattgtactaaatataaaggaaaaatttatttaataagttgTTATGTACTGTATCTACTATATATAATAAGTGTTATTGAAAGATgttaaaaaagaataataataattaataataacgctaaattgcagttttgacTCCAagttttttaattgtttgactTTGCACCTACTTTAAAGTGAGCAAATTAGCCCCTTGCATTttcccccttttgcatttccaACCCCCTCTTGAtgtattttgaccaaaaatatatCTGATTTTTTCTACACTTGTCTTAATTCTATTGGACAAGCTAAATaatgtattatttattataaacaaatagaaaaagggaaaagaaaTCAAGTGAGATTCTATTTTACGTGAGAATtacctcttacttataaactcttGTCCAAATAATCTAACAATTAGTGCAAGTCCACAATAAGGAACAAATTGATGCTTGTAAGTTGATGGACTTGGGTACCTTTAGATCAAAATTTACTTGTTGTGCATGGAGGGCAACATATTTACGAAGGACTTATCGAGCCTTGAGCAATGATTTTTGGCGTGCGGAATTCCATGATGATTTTGTTCGAACGCTTCCAAGGTTGGCATTTTTAGATCATCATCCTATTTTAATTTGTCCTAGTGAAATTTCACATGATATAGCTCCAAAACAATTTTACTTTAAGAGtgcattaattaattactaattacGGTTGTCCTATGAAAAGAGTTTGTTTATTTGATGTTTGTCATAGTTATAtaggtcaatttttttttgaaggaatataGGTCACTTGTTGCTCACTGATTTGTTGGAAATTTCTTCTTGTTTATGATAGAACAATAGAGTCAGTGAGGATCGACATAAAACTTCttacatactacccaaactcctCACCAGAAAATCAAACCCAGTGACTTTATGTGTTGGAAATCTATGCCCCTTTCATAATGTTAGTTATTTGGTTTTCATCACCAAGTCTATTGGATTGCCTAATCTAGTTCGGGAGTCAATTCTCACATTAAGTGATTTGAACATCTCCCaattgcagttgcggggatcgaaccgtgatacTTCTACGAAGTCTAGCACCATCACCCCTAAACCAAGTCacaattgtaaaaaataaaaaaaaaataaattaagaaacaaaacaatcaAACTTTGGGCGGAGTAGTTATTATTAGTAGTAGCTTGTACAAAAAGCCGGGTTCAGTGGCATACAAATTTCACTGCTCGGAGAACAGCAAAGTTTGGAAGTTACGGTGGTTCACATGGCGGTTATACCATCGGAAGCGGAATCCTCCGCTAACAAAAACTTTCTCTCACTCTTCTACTCCGATTACCTCCGCAATCGATTCTCCGCTTTTCATTTCTTCTCTCCTACAAACTTCCTCTCCAACCTCACTTCTCCCTTCAGATCATCCCGCCGCCGTGAATGTCTCCCTCTTCCATTACCTTCCAAATCTCTCGATTCTTCTATGTAATCtcattttcatctctcattTCAATCAAAATGTAAATGCTGTTTGTGTTTCAATGTATAAAGAAAAACGAATCAGTTCTTGCTTAAATGCTGTTTTGTTTTGGATATTATGctgtttattttttcatatgaaATGTTTGTTAGGGTTTCTGAAGATTCTATTTGATGATTTTCGTTTGCAGGGATAATACTAACGCATCTAGAGTTCATGCTGTTTTGGAAGATGTGTTAGAGCGTGTTTTGACGAATTTGCATAGCATTCAAAAGAATCTTCAGTTTTGGCAATCCATAGCTGAggttttgtttttcctttttcgtTTTCATTACTATCTGAATGTTTTGGTTTCAAGTATGTTGCGGAAAAAATCCACGAAAAGAAGCACTGATATAGTCACGGACACCAGACATATACTGATATTGGCGCATAGacattgataataatttgagaaagtgGAAGTGATTGAATATATATGTCTTAGCTCGGCACCGGACACACGTGGACACtggtaataatttgaaaaaatgacataattgaatgtaattacAACTGTCGCGTCGGTGTCTGACTATAACACATTTGGACACCGGACATGCCTTTGATCAGAAGTGTCAGTGCTACTAAGTGTGTCAGTGTTGTGTCAAACACTGAACACGCCTTTAGTCTGAATTGTCGGTGCTACATATGAAAATGCTCATACTTGTGATATtgattgtttgtttattttattttttttgtgttcagAAATCAGATAATAGGAAAGCTTATTTCATGATTTTTGAGAGAGGTCCTCGTGCTTTTATTGGTGAGACTGTTAATTTGTTACGTGGACGTGCTGCTCAAAGTTCTTCCTTACAGAATCTATGTGAATCTGCATCTGGTTATGTTAATGAGAGAGTAGCTATTCTGAGTAGCTTGAGATGTTCATTGGCGATATTCTTGGCTCAGGTTTGGTTCCTTTGGCTTATTGGTTCCTTGTTTTTGAGAGTTTACTAGTGTTATGTGATCTGAGTGACTCAATTTGCTTTATGTAATCATTGTTTATTGTAGTGTGCTTTTGTGACACTGAAGTTATTAGCCGTCCCATATGTAAAGGGGAAGTTTGAAATGATTATGaatgttttgtattttattatatacTATTCTTAGGTATATACTTTAAATCTCCTGCTTCTTTTTCATCTGATTGGCCTAACTTTGTTTCTCGGTAGCCCTGCCTGTTTTATGACCTTGGCACAATTATTGGTGTCTCTGCAGAATTTCTTTAATGGACCTTTGgaataaaattcaagttatttcggcatattaaatgattttggaAACTTATACAAATGATGAATGTATGCAACATAAACCGATGAATTCATGTTTAGTAAATTAAAAACCCTGGTAAAGTTGCTTGTCAAATCAACATAACTCTATTAAATGGCAATATAATTTACTGATATTACTTACAAATTTGAATCTTCATGCTCAGATTTATGTGGAAGTTGATAAAGTTGGAGAGGAGTTAATAACAGATCCAGAGACTAAATTTCCATCATTGTTGGTTACAATTAATGATTTGTTCTCAACATTAGAAGCTTCAATTGGACATCTACATGCAACACGCCAGGTTGTCATGAATAAAGAAAGcagttgtttcttttttctctctctttattTTATCCCTCTGTTTTACGTTATGCATCTTATCCCTATGAACCATGTACATTTGTACCTTGTATTTGTATTGGTACCTAATTCCAGAATTTCTACTTTTCAGAGTGATTCTTCTGTTGATGGGACTTATTCGACTCCCCTGCTGTTTGAGAAGCTGCCAGAAATAAATCAGGAAGGGTCTCAATGGACAGATTGTGAAATCATGGATGCTATCAATTCAGTTTACCATAATTTAGACAAGCTGGAATCTTACACATGTTTCCTTGTAAGAGCTTCTAtcttatgttttaatttttggtgtAAGATTTGCTGTTAGCATTTTTTTACCTATATGCATATTGGTTGttggaaaatttattttatggtaGAGCTCTGGTGGTGATCCTAGTCTTCTAGTATCTTCAATTAGAGGCATCAATTGTTAGTTGTAGGTGGGGAAGGTGGAGGATTTTCGGAGCCATGGGTAAAATATTAGGCTCTTTTACCAATGCTAGGTTTGAGGGATTGAATTTCAGAATTTAGGGATTTGGAGAACTAAATTGTTATTCTGTGTGTGATTCAACTGTGGGTGCTCATATCTATAGATGAGCTAGTCACAGTTTCTAGTCTGGTAAGGTTCTTACAGTTATCTTAACTGAATAACTAACTTGTGACAGTAGCAAGTCTCTTTTCCATCTCCCAACCATCCTTGACACTTCCTAATTGGGTATTTGGAGTTGAAAAACTGGTGGAAATTACTATGCCTTGTCTTACTTTCACCATATTTATTGGATCTTTTACAGAGGTTCTGAAGTTGAACAATCAAACCACTTGTTTTGATAATACATATTGATTTCTAGTTTTGTTGGCTTATACTTGGTTTACTTGGTAAATTGATTAAATTTCAGGTTGTCAAACATAGAAAGCCAAAGAAAATAACCCAACACTGGGTCCACTATGCATTTGGTGCTGTTGGTCTCTCAGTATGCTCCCTTTGGCTCTTACGGCATAGTAGTTTGATGGGAAGTTCTGATCTTGATAATTGGATTCATGAAGCAAAGGACTCAACAGTTGGTTTTTTTAAGGATCACGTAGAACAACCGGTACATATCTTCTGTATTATTTGCTAGAGTTGCATTCCTTTTTTTTCCCTGGTCCATGATATCACATCCTTACAGGATAAGTGCTCATAAATCTTTTCAAAAGTAGGATTCCTAAAAGACTTTCATGAGCAATGGCTAATATTTACTTTCTACTAATCTAGGAACATATTGCTCACTAAatcctttttaaaaaaaaaatatgttaccACAATGATTGAGGTTTTCAAATCAACACAGGGTGGTAGCATAAGGTTTGATATTGTCTAGTAATGACCTAGAAAGCACTAGGTAGATAAGGTTGACTCTGTCAGAAACAAGGAACAAAAGTCCTTCGATAAATATTTAAAACTGGAATAGTGTTATTTCTTGTTTTAAATTCAGTCTACGAtaactatatattttattatatccTGTTAGTATTCATTCAACTAAAGTTGTCTTGACTCTGGAAGCCTCCAGTTGTATTGAAAATATCCTCCAAATGAAGTTGCGATTTGCAAAACAatcataaaaattgtttttactgCTGACCCCATTTATTTCTCCCACATCGTAGTTCttaatttcatatatatatattctgatGCAATCAATATCCAGATTTTGTCCATCAGAGATGAACTTTTTGAGACATTCAGGAAGAGGCATCAAGGTATTATGGACTTTGAAGAGGTGCGGTTGACTTCCGACTCACTACACAGGTTATTGGTTTTAAAATACACAGTCTTTGCATGTTCTAGATTTGAACAATAATCCTGTATACAACCTCCATGCACATGATTTTTTGTTTAGCATAAACGTTTACAGTTTGCTAATTTTACTCATCCTTCCTAGGCATATAATATACTCCAGTTACCTACTGTGATATTTTAGAATGTTTTCGACCATTTATTTTTACCATAAATGATAAtataattcaatatttattaACTGTTATCAGCCATATTTGTGTCCGAAGAATTTTCAATTGGTAAGTTACATATGTTTGTTCAGTCACCAGCAGCAAGGACAGTCTGGAGATAAATTGCCTGCAAAGTACTTAACTATTGAGTTATTTCTGTATGGCTGACTTGTATTAGCACCTAATCGTGGATATCACTTTCTGACCAAAGTAGTTTATTTACATGTTATTATTCAAAGGCATTGCATGGGTATCACTTTCTTTGTAACTTCTAGAAATTTCTGTGCAGAATGTTGTTGGCTTTCAGTGAGCAGACAAAGGGTCAGAAATTTCCGGTGAATGCCCCAGATCAGAAAATGCTTGAGATTGTCATGGACAGGTGGTTTTGGGTTTCCATATTTGTTGTTAATTgtaatatttcattttacaGCCATCTCCTGCTATGCTGGTAAGATAGTAATTTGGTAATTGTGAAATTGAGTTCAAAGTGTTAATGTAGATATATAGATCTGGCAGTGAACAGTTCTCCACAACATTATAACTACAGGGTTCAATATAAGCTGGCAATAGCCTGGTTGTTTTCCAGATCTAGCATCATAATGGGTCTGCAATCTCCATGTCAATTACTTCGATGGGAGTGGGGTGTGAAGTCACTACCCACTTTCTGTTAGTTGTTTCATAAAGAGCAATTGATTTTGGCATCAACATTATATGATTGTAATGCTATGTCTTTTGCTAATTGCTAAGGCATTTAAGGCCTTGGATTGTAGATTAGCTATTACAGGTTAAGTCAGTAAATAGGGGAGCTTCCCTAgataaatcattttatttaagGCGTTATCAATTATCACAGTTTGCCGTAAAtgttttccttttgttttcataTGTGCCAGTTAGAACAATCTGAGTTCCCTGTCTTGCCTTTCGAATAAAAATTTCCATGTTGAATTGATTTAATGATATTTGGAAATTCACCGATATGTATTggaaattattttgtttatattggTCCTCTCTATATATATTATCTAATTGCAAGAGAGAATTTAGATTCTCTATTCTTCGTTATCACTTTGATTCTTGTAATGTTTGTGTTTAGTGTAAGTGTTATGATCTAATCTATTTTATGGATAAATGTAGATATGAGAAGGAACTCATGCATCCTATTCAAAACCTGCTCAGTGGAGAGCTGGCTCGCGCTATGCTTATTCAGGTAATGTAATTCAAATGATACAGGTAACATGATGTAGGGTACATATTAGTGCTCCTCTTGACAGGGTACTCAACTGATAAATTGTACTTCCTTAGGTGTAGAGAGTGCTCCTCTGACTCAAACTAAGATACACTCTGAATAAAGAAGTGTATATAATAAGTCATTAAAAGAGTCAAAAGTTTACACGGGCCTATTTATAGACCCAGCAAAGGCAAACAAGCTAGTAGATATTCCTCTATAAAGCTGGGATTAAAATCCCTAAATACTAAATTACAATAAATAATCGAACATTAACAATCCTAAATTAATCATAAAACTAAATAACTAATCTGCATCCCAACATCTGTTTACATTGTTTTAACATAACTCATAACTATAACTATTCACTGTTACAGGTTCAGAAGCTGAAACTGGATATTGAGACGTGAGTTTTTCGAATCTGAAAATTTAACGTAACTCATAACTATTTCTCATTGTTTTAATTCCTCACAATGATATTTTGGTCAGTGCAATGCTGGAACTGAACCAAATTCTACGAGCAAATGAAATCAACTTTGCTATTCTGGCTGCTTTACCTGCCTTCTTTATCTCCCTTTTACTTCTTATGTTAGTACGGACTTGGTTCAAACAGGTAATGTTCAATTTTTCGTTTGATTTGAATGAAGTGACCAACTTATAATAGATAGGAGTCCAGATTTGTAATTCTTAATTTAAGATACCTTATATGACTATAAATTAAGTGAATGGAGTGTGGATCTTGTTTGGAGTGAACCCTGCACCATGAAGTAATCAAAATGAATCCGAGAATAATATTGTTGGGAAGGGCAAGTATGCCTGCAAATTACAGCGTGTATATTAAGTTTTGAATTTATAGTCACATCTCTATCTCTTCTTCCCTTCACCTGTAGTATCTCTATCAGCTCAGTTTTCTTTATTACCTTGTCAACTATGTTGCAATTGACCCCCctcccccaattttttttttattgttagaATTAGTCACATGTTAATATCTCTTTTAATTGTATAGAATCAGAAATTAGCTACTCAATCACACATTTGACCATTccttgtatttattttaaatacataataaataaatagtgaAGGTGTGCTCTGCTTTACACACAGATTGcaaaatacattataatttCTGATATTAACATGTGACTAATTCTAACATTTATAATTGCACTATTTGCATCATATTGATTGAAGGTAGCTATGCAGTGTTCTTAAGTTATCCATTTTCGATTATTCTCGTGAAATTTGGTTTTCAGTGTACTTGTTATAGTTTGATGATAGTATGATATAATTTTCAAGTCTGATTGGGTTTAAGTGAACATGTCTATGGAGTTTGTATAGTTTCCAATGAGTTTGTTAAACTTCATCTGACATTCTGTCTTGGTTAATCAGGATACAAAAGCTGAGGGAAGAGGTAGAGTTGCTCGGATTCAAAGGAGGCTACTTGTTGTAGAGGTTGAGAGAAGGATTATGCAGTATCAAATTTATGTAGAGCAAGGGTTGGTAAGAAGCTCTACCGACTTCATTTTTATCTAGTTCTCCACAAAATGAAGTTTCAATTTTACAAGTACACATCATTTTGTGCAAGAATAAATATGAATGTGGATTTTATTTTGCCCTCACAGAATAGCAATTAAAAGTTATTAAATGATACAAATATGATGTGGTTTTCCTTGAAATAAATGGACCCCCTTCCATGTATGTATAGTGAGAACAGTTTTTATTATGAggtgaaataaaagaaaaatgtgaCAATTATGTTCTTTATATTCTTGCTGTCAATTTCTCAAGTCAACCAATGATAGGCAAAATTTCTTCTCTAATTCAAAACTACTGTATTCCTATTGGAGGCTGTTTAGTGTTGGTAACATTATTCATATTTCATACTTTACTTCTTGATTTGAGAAGTTGATGTTtggatataaaaaattatgtataagTTTTGTCTTTTAAAAATCTCATGATTTGGTCTCTTAAACCCTTCAAATAGAATAGAACACCAAGCATGATTTACTCGATTATTTGCTAAATATTCGCACTTCAACAATAATGgtgctattttttgttgttagatcctctatatttaattttacttaTGAGTGTGAATGAACACTATTGACATGCTCTCGTCTAGAATATGTGGGAGGATTTTCACTCATTTGCTTATTATCAATTTATCAGTGCTACTTCTGATTTTGTTTTACCAGTCCACCCAATAGTTAAATTTGATGTTGAAGTTCTTGATGTATGGAGTGCATACCTCATTGTACTTatgaaacataaattttttCTAAGTGTCTCAATTTCTTTAATTTAGGTAAAGGGGGTGGGGTTCACAAACATTTAGTTAATTTGGAATGACATGCATTCTTAACAACTAATAGAATATACTAACAATATATGTCCATTTGCAGGAGAGTGATGCAAAgtatatgtttggattggtaCTTTATAGCTTGGATCGCTTATACTGCTCGGTGAAGAGGCATGCAGAAGCTTCTGGAGAGTGGCAGTGGTTAGTTCGAACCTCTCATGTCTGGTTACCATTCTGTAACACGGATTTAGATTTATGTTCCCTTGGTATTTCAGCACGTTAAAATACATGAATACAAATCTTGTGACATTTAATATTATGAACAGTTTGCGACAGGATATACTTGATTTGGCTAGACCTGGCCTGCAAACTGAACACAAGCTCACTCTGACATCACGCATGGAGAGGGTCTACGACTGCTTGCTTCCAGCTCTCAAACACCGGTAGCAAATTTTGGATTACTTTTGTGCTTAATTGTAAAGGATGTTTCTCTTGTTTCTTCGAAACCCAATTTTGTTGTAGATGCTATGCCCTCATAGCTTTATTTACTAGCAAGTGGTAAAGTCTTTTATACTTTTGTGTATATTCATTCTAAGGCACAGCGCAACGACAGTATTGAATTGAGTATTCAAATGAACTCTCTGGATGGTTATGACTTGCAGACCACAATTCCTGGTCAAGTAACACTAGGTCTGCTTATAAGAATTCTTGGTCAAATAACGCTTCATATATTTCAATACCCATTTGCATTTCAAATCTTGTAAACTTGATTACCATCGTTGTGTTGGTGGAGTACAATGTCGATCAAGCAACctttaatattattaatcaatTATTGAAGGTTGTTTAAGGTTGGctactttgaaaaaaatattttaatttttattcatatcaatgtcattttttttagattacTAAGATATtagtacgaagtttccaccgccgctaaaaatgtcatcttatttttattatccaatacatgtaattttttttttgttaactaaattaataattaatttcaaCCAATGAATTTCGGCCATAGGATATTGAAATCGCACCATATCTATCGTATGTCTTCACAACAAATATTTTCTCACCTTCACaatgtaatttttaataaatcttCACAAATTCTTTAAATCATCAGCCACCGTAACGCTGACCTCTAACCACACCGGCCACTGTCACAGAGTCGCAGACATCCAATCAAGCCCGCTGCCGTCACACCAATTGCTGACCACACTGGTAGCTGTCACTTTGGCTGGCCTCAGACACCCATCCCCTGACTCCAGTGGAACCAATACTTTCCCCTTCATCATCTTCTCTTCACTTGTAAACTCAATAAGGTGGAGATTGAGTACCACAACTCAATGTTCACTGTCAAATACTATGAAATTCCTGCAAGATAAAATTAGGATCTtgatattacataaaattagaaCAGAATTATTGAAGTAATAATGGCGAATAACTGATATTGGAATCACCAGTATCAAAGTCATTGATATCTTAACCATATCTTCCTTTTCCTGATCACTTTCTTCAAAATTGAGGTTATCAATGGGACAAACCTCAAATAAGCTTATGTGAGAGTGACGACAAAAGGAACATAGCCAACTATGTTTAACCTTTATAATTTTAGATATTCATGTTGTAGCTAGTTTTTCATCAAAATTGTATGTCTATTACATTCATGCAGTGTTGATACTTCCTAAATTGAATTGTCTTGTAACGTTAATATTCATTGGAATGTTAAACCGTGCTTCTGAAATAAtggttaaagaaataaaaataataatataatcttGAAAGTAATTTATtcaatgttttgaaattttaaaaaaatatatattttatacttAATGCATTTACCACTAGTTTAATCTGATTTGatagtcagttctgacatcaagtggttcaagCACCCTCTCGATCGTAATTACGGGGGTCAAATCGTGATCATCCATACTAAATTCAGCGCCaatgaaccaactaacaattaaTACTTAAtccttttattttagtttcattaACTATTGACTGGGAACACTTTAACCTGACCTATTAATCACCGAAGCCAATTTGGTTACTCTCACAATAAGTCAACAAAATGATCATTGACCATGAAccacaataaaataaagagaataCTGGATTGGTAACACGTAGCGTAAGCAATAATCTAAACAATCTTAATAAAAGAACATTAATTAAACCGCCATTATTGACTAATCTAAATATAAATCATTCTTTCTACAAACTCTATAAAAAcgaacataaacatagtcaaaaaACAGACATAAACATAtatcaaagagaaaaaaaaagaaaaaaaaaaagaaactaaattaaTGGCGACTCTTGGTGGCACTACTGAGGTGGAATATACACAGAACAATATTGAGATCGATAACCTTGCTCTCTTTGCTGTTCAAGAACACAACATCaaacaggttttttttttttttttttttaatgttctttccttgttttgttttcttggtAAAATTTACAACTTTAATCtcaatatttatgttttttttttctctcgtCATATTGGGTCATTTTATGATCCATTTTTGGCACATGATCGGAAACTAagttggcttaattagttagtTTGGTTGAAGTTCTAAATTAGTTGCCTATtatataaacaatttaattatttgtatgtataagtaaaataagaaacaaCCGATCATTAGTTGGTGGTGATTGATGTTGGACTTAGTAGGGATGACTACAGTTCGATCCCGCAATTATGATCAGGAggggttgaaaccacttgatatcGGAACTgacccgaaccagattaggcggtccagtggGCCGCACACTtttggtgaaaaccaaaaataaaataaaatgacttaTTTGTAGTTTGTAGCACAAACATTTACTGTAATAAGCCCTTATGTATAAGCTCACATATGTTATTTTATAggtaaagataaaataaagttaaattatttatgtatatgctataagttgttttcataagttaggAGAATTTATAAAAACAAGTTGAAagaaaaacttataaaaatggTCATAAGCAGTTTGCATAAATTCTTTTAAACAATTACATaaaacttatgtaaataaataagctcaaataagttaatATTCAcatcctatttttatttttgaagaattTGTATAGGGATATTTTAAGAACAAATATAACAACTTTGTATTATAATGAGATGAGATGTGTGATTGGAATTTGGATGGATgagttaaaatattaaattcatactaaattaaatttagtaaatattaatttatctcTTGTTTTAACTTGATTGAATTGTTCATGCTTGCTTATGCAGAATGGAGTTTTGGAGTTTGTGAGGGTGTTAAGTGCAAAAAAGCAAGTAGTTTCTGGCACCTTATACGACATCACTTTAGAGACAAAGGATGGTACTAAGCAAAAAGTGTATGAAGCCAAGATTTTGGAAAAACCATGGTTGAACTTCAAGGAGGTGCAAGAATTCAAACTTGTTAGTGAAAATGATGAAGCTCCTTCTGTATCTAGcacttaaaaatatatattttatgtgtGTATATAATGGAATAATAATAGTGCATAGtgtgtaccaaaaaataaataaaataatgtgcATATATATGGCATCTTATTTTATGTAGTCTAAATAGTATCATTTGTCATCTATTCAGGATTTAGATTTgtcaaataaattaatatgtttgtaattaTATAATTTGTGGAAGAATGATCATTGTATTTGAATTTGAGATttaagtatttatatatattatgtaccaaaaattGTTCAAGAAAAATTTGATGGAACATGGTCTTGGAGGGATTTAGATTCcatgttgtttattttttacacAATTTCACGCAATATTAAATCTCAGTCACTCATTTAAAATCGAACAGTTCTGGTGTTTCGCATAGTTTTATGATTAAATCAATCTCAGCCATCAATTTTAGATCAGACAATTGAAATCAATTACAACAGAA encodes:
- the LOC123923149 gene encoding protein DGS1, mitochondrial isoform X1, which gives rise to MAVIPSEAESSANKNFLSLFYSDYLRNRFSAFHFFSPTNFLSNLTSPFRSSRRRECLPLPLPSKSLDSSMDNTNASRVHAVLEDVLERVLTNLHSIQKNLQFWQSIAEKSDNRKAYFMIFERGPRAFIGETVNLLRGRAAQSSSLQNLCESASGYVNERVAILSSLRCSLAIFLAQIYVEVDKVGEELITDPETKFPSLLVTINDLFSTLEASIGHLHATRQSDSSVDGTYSTPLLFEKLPEINQEGSQWTDCEIMDAINSVYHNLDKLESYTCFLVVKHRKPKKITQHWVHYAFGAVGLSVCSLWLLRHSSLMGSSDLDNWIHEAKDSTVGFFKDHVEQPILSIRDELFETFRKRHQGIMDFEEVRLTSDSLHRMLLAFSEQTKGQKFPVNAPDQKMLEIVMDRYEKELMHPIQNLLSGELARAMLIQVQKLKLDIETAMLELNQILRANEINFAILAALPAFFISLLLLMLVRTWFKQDTKAEGRGRVARIQRRLLVVEVERRIMQYQIYVEQGLESDAKYMFGLVLYSLDRLYCSVKRHAEASGEWQCLRQDILDLARPGLQTEHKLTLTSRMERVYDCLLPALKHR
- the LOC123921861 gene encoding cysteine proteinase inhibitor-like, which gives rise to MATLGGTTEVEYTQNNIEIDNLALFAVQEHNIKQNGVLEFVRVLSAKKQVVSGTLYDITLETKDGTKQKVYEAKILEKPWLNFKEVQEFKLVSENDEAPSVSST
- the LOC123923149 gene encoding protein DGS1, mitochondrial isoform X2; translated protein: MIFERGPRAFIGETVNLLRGRAAQSSSLQNLCESASGYVNERVAILSSLRCSLAIFLAQIYVEVDKVGEELITDPETKFPSLLVTINDLFSTLEASIGHLHATRQSDSSVDGTYSTPLLFEKLPEINQEGSQWTDCEIMDAINSVYHNLDKLESYTCFLVVKHRKPKKITQHWVHYAFGAVGLSVCSLWLLRHSSLMGSSDLDNWIHEAKDSTVGFFKDHVEQPILSIRDELFETFRKRHQGIMDFEEVRLTSDSLHRMLLAFSEQTKGQKFPVNAPDQKMLEIVMDRYEKELMHPIQNLLSGELARAMLIQVQKLKLDIETAMLELNQILRANEINFAILAALPAFFISLLLLMLVRTWFKQDTKAEGRGRVARIQRRLLVVEVERRIMQYQIYVEQGLESDAKYMFGLVLYSLDRLYCSVKRHAEASGEWQCLRQDILDLARPGLQTEHKLTLTSRMERVYDCLLPALKHR